A part of Desulfobacter sp. genomic DNA contains:
- a CDS encoding PAS domain-containing protein, which translates to MVPDLSEYFKRIFFSNRQYSLYQWQEKSFIFVFGAVCIAALPALVNSSLAAVKDEMWVNLVAYNAAYLLCIILTFFKKIPFKPRAWTGVLVFLALGFLSIYSVGPTGSGRIWLFSTTIFTTLILGTRAGIVILMLQALGLSLFYFYLKTDFVYWANLGAYSPRVWITTSITLMFLSIVSMVAMARVIRSISLSLDASKQAESRLKETTRQLYHRVKEHNQTILSLRESEKRWHFALEGAGDGVWDWAVEANKIYFSNQWKKMLGYAQNEIGDGPEEWFDRIHPDERHNIRKTIEQYIRRKVPYFKNRYRLRCKDGTYKWILDRGRVMDWDDNGAPVRIIGTHADITMIKELEDQKTEYKSRLQQAQKMEAIGTLAGGIAHDFNNILFPILGHSEILLADGGLKNKDAMNSLGQIHSSALRAKELVQQILTFSRQESTEYRPVKVQFVLKEVVKLLRSTIPRTIEIKQFVDMDCRTILADAIQIHQIIMNLATNAYHAMDEQGGELKIYLANRDIEPADARPLGIRPGPAVCLAVADTGMGMAPDLVKKIFDPFFTTKEKGQGTGMGLSVVHGIVKNMKGCINVYSEPGKGTEFKIYFPAEASAEINDGLNKKPDIGVLMGKEHILLVDDEQSILDLEQQSLERLGYTVDAVDSPMDALTHFSAAPNAYDLVITDMAMPGMPGSELTAKLLDVRRDIPVLLCTGFSEKMTPEMVRQLGIREVIMKPVLMRELSAAIRRVLDGAPGTDFIHADLSGNEKVRNKVSF; encoded by the coding sequence ATGGTCCCGGACCTTTCAGAATATTTTAAACGTATATTTTTTTCCAACCGTCAGTATTCCTTGTACCAGTGGCAGGAAAAAAGCTTTATCTTTGTATTCGGGGCGGTCTGCATTGCCGCCCTGCCGGCCCTGGTAAACAGCTCCCTCGCAGCGGTGAAAGATGAAATGTGGGTCAATCTGGTAGCCTATAATGCAGCCTATCTGCTGTGTATTATCCTGACCTTTTTTAAGAAAATACCATTCAAGCCCAGGGCCTGGACCGGGGTGCTGGTCTTTCTCGCATTGGGTTTTTTATCCATTTATTCGGTGGGCCCCACGGGAAGCGGCCGCATCTGGCTGTTTTCCACCACCATCTTTACGACCTTGATACTGGGGACCCGGGCCGGGATCGTCATCCTCATGCTCCAGGCGTTAGGCCTGTCGCTGTTTTATTTTTACCTTAAAACAGATTTTGTTTATTGGGCCAATCTGGGGGCGTACTCGCCCAGGGTCTGGATCACCACCTCCATCACCCTGATGTTTTTGAGTATTGTATCCATGGTGGCCATGGCACGGGTGATCCGCTCCATCTCATTATCCCTTGATGCTTCCAAGCAGGCTGAATCCAGGCTTAAGGAGACCACCCGTCAGCTTTACCATCGGGTGAAGGAGCACAACCAGACCATTTTATCCCTCAGGGAAAGCGAAAAAAGATGGCATTTTGCCCTGGAGGGCGCCGGAGACGGGGTCTGGGACTGGGCGGTAGAGGCAAATAAAATTTATTTTTCCAACCAGTGGAAAAAAATGCTCGGTTACGCCCAAAATGAAATCGGGGACGGGCCGGAAGAATGGTTTGACAGGATCCACCCCGATGAGCGCCACAATATCCGCAAGACAATTGAACAGTATATCCGCCGGAAGGTGCCGTATTTCAAAAACCGTTACCGCCTGCGCTGCAAGGATGGAACCTACAAGTGGATTCTGGACAGGGGCAGGGTGATGGACTGGGATGATAACGGGGCGCCCGTACGGATCATCGGTACCCATGCGGACATCACCATGATAAAGGAGCTGGAAGATCAGAAGACGGAATACAAATCCCGGCTTCAGCAGGCCCAGAAAATGGAAGCCATCGGTACTCTGGCCGGGGGGATTGCCCATGATTTCAACAATATCCTCTTTCCAATCCTGGGCCATTCCGAGATTCTCCTGGCTGATGGAGGCCTTAAAAATAAGGATGCCATGAACAGCCTTGGCCAGATCCACTCCTCTGCCTTAAGGGCCAAGGAGCTTGTTCAGCAAATACTGACCTTTTCCCGCCAGGAAAGCACAGAATACAGGCCGGTCAAGGTGCAGTTTGTCCTGAAAGAGGTGGTCAAGTTGCTCAGGTCGACCATTCCCCGCACCATTGAAATCAAACAATTTGTTGATATGGACTGCCGGACCATTTTAGCAGACGCCATTCAAATCCATCAGATTATAATGAACCTGGCCACAAACGCCTACCATGCCATGGATGAACAGGGGGGAGAGTTGAAGATCTATCTGGCAAACCGGGATATTGAACCGGCCGATGCCAGACCCCTGGGCATCCGCCCCGGCCCTGCCGTTTGTCTGGCCGTGGCCGATACCGGCATGGGCATGGCCCCGGATCTGGTGAAAAAGATATTCGATCCCTTTTTTACCACCAAGGAAAAGGGCCAGGGAACAGGCATGGGCCTGTCTGTGGTGCACGGTATTGTGAAAAATATGAAGGGCTGTATCAATGTATATTCCGAGCCCGGAAAGGGAACGGAATTCAAAATTTATTTTCCGGCTGAAGCTTCGGCAGAGATCAACGACGGCCTCAATAAAAAGCCTGACATCGGGGTGTTGATGGGGAAGGAGCACATCCTGCTGGTGGACGACGAGCAGTCCATCCTGGATTTGGAACAGCAGAGCCTGGAGCGTCTGGGCTACACCGTGGATGCCGTGGACAGTCCCATGGATGCCCTAACCCATTTCAGCGCCGCCCCCAATGCCTATGACCTGGTTATCACGGATATGGCCATGCCCGGGATGCCGGGCAGTGAATTAACGGCAAAACTATTGGATGTCCGCAGGGATATTCCCGTGCTGCTTTGCACGGGGTTCAGCGAAAAAATGACACCGGAGATGGTGAGACAACTGGGTATCCGGGAGGTGATCATGAAACCGGTGCTCATGAGGGAACTCTCTGCAGCCATCCGCAGGGTGCTGGATGGTGCCCCCGGGACTGATTTCATCCATGCGGACCTCTCCGGCAATGAAAAGGTCCGGAACAAAGTCTCCTTCTGA
- a CDS encoding TetR/AcrR family transcriptional regulator, with product MTRKERDDLRKRREILEAALEIFAARGFHSTTMAQISKRSQYPLGTIYKYFPGKKEMYHDLVINRVRHLGVILAEIRRDQELDICGKLKACLMAQADFYKANREVVKIYISERSNIDAVAMPKLNERVNTFHEKMVALFQDLFEQGIEAGLFKAYPGRDMADLYADIVHSAAWASLFREEDGAQAEKRLSMIFDMFTTGIIK from the coding sequence ATGACCCGGAAGGAAAGGGATGATCTAAGGAAGCGCAGGGAAATCCTGGAGGCGGCCCTGGAAATATTTGCAGCCAGGGGTTTTCATTCCACCACCATGGCTCAGATTTCAAAGCGGTCCCAATATCCGCTGGGGACCATTTATAAATATTTTCCTGGAAAAAAAGAGATGTACCATGACCTGGTCATCAACCGGGTCCGGCACCTGGGGGTGATCCTGGCAGAGATCCGCAGGGACCAGGAACTGGATATCTGCGGAAAACTCAAGGCCTGCCTCATGGCCCAGGCGGATTTTTACAAGGCCAACCGGGAGGTGGTTAAAATCTACATTTCCGAACGGTCCAATATCGATGCCGTGGCCATGCCCAAGCTCAACGAAAGGGTGAACACATTTCATGAAAAAATGGTGGCGCTTTTCCAGGATCTTTTCGAACAGGGGATTGAGGCGGGACTTTTTAAAGCCTACCCCGGCCGGGATATGGCCGATCTTTATGCGGATATCGTCCATTCTGCGGCCTGGGCCTCCCTGTTCAGGGAAGAGGATGGGGCACAGGCCGAAAAGCGGCTGTCCATGATTTTTGATATGTTTACCACTGGAATCATAAAATAA
- a CDS encoding universal stress protein, whose protein sequence is MFNKILVPVDIDYPRTAQAVFQNALELASLSGAEIRIVCVMPDFSMPIVASFVTDRIKNEAREEFKTALDDFVQKNCQGGTRVSHRVLVGRHYEEILKVADKWEADLIVVYHNHRKKINQAFSDTCARKLVKHANCSVLRLRNVLK, encoded by the coding sequence ATGTTTAATAAAATACTGGTTCCCGTGGATATCGACTATCCCAGAACTGCCCAGGCGGTGTTTCAGAATGCATTGGAACTGGCGTCCCTCAGCGGTGCCGAGATCCGTATCGTCTGCGTCATGCCGGATTTTTCCATGCCCATCGTGGCTTCCTTTGTCACGGACCGGATCAAAAACGAGGCCCGTGAGGAATTCAAGACGGCCCTGGATGACTTTGTCCAAAAGAACTGCCAGGGGGGCACCCGGGTCTCCCACAGGGTGCTGGTGGGCAGGCACTATGAAGAAATACTGAAGGTGGCGGACAAATGGGAGGCCGATCTGATCGTGGTCTACCACAACCACCGGAAAAAGATAAACCAGGCCTTTTCCGATACCTGCGCCCGGAAGCTGGTCAAGCATGCCAATTGTTCGGTGCTCAGGCTACGCAACGTACTAAAATAA
- a CDS encoding acyl-CoA dehydrogenase, protein MAQSIADRRDQDFVLHEMLSASDLAEHELFEDFNKKTMDMVVKEARNLAVKEILPTNKEGDEQGCHLENDKVTIPESFHRIYDLFCEGEWLAMCDDPDFGGQGMPRVLATAAGELFTGANCAFLMYPGLTHGAGKLVEEFGTEEQKNIYLKNLYTGKWAGTMCLTEPEAGSDVGNLSTTAVKNDDGTYTITGNKIFISGGDQDITENIIHPVLARIEGAPAGTKGISLFLVPKYRVNDDGSIGEFNDVTCTGLEEKMGIHGNATASLSFGSKGNCIGELLGEENKGMKAMFVMMNEARLGVAMQGFGFATASYINAVNYAKERIQGVDLTKIFDAEPKPVAIANHPDVKRQLMSMKANVDGMRGLLYFTAICFDRAKTAATDEEKEKWEGLIELLTPITKAYNTDRSFEVCVQGVQIYGGYGFIQEYPQEQLLRDCKITSIYEGTNGIQSMDLLGRKLGLKKGKPFMDLLTEMNLTIAAAKEIETLAPLAAKVEAAVNKLGEVAMHMGMTAMSEKVLDAFAMANPFLDVCGDVCMAWIELWRALVAQPKIEKAKKKDVAFYQGQVKTAEYYISWILPATMGKMEALQGNIPAIMEMPDAAFAG, encoded by the coding sequence ATGGCACAATCCATTGCTGACAGAAGAGACCAGGATTTTGTACTTCATGAAATGCTTTCGGCCTCGGATCTGGCGGAACATGAACTGTTTGAAGACTTTAACAAAAAAACCATGGACATGGTGGTTAAAGAGGCCAGGAATCTGGCGGTCAAGGAGATTCTCCCCACCAACAAGGAAGGCGACGAACAGGGCTGCCACCTTGAAAACGATAAGGTGACCATACCGGAATCTTTTCACCGGATTTACGACCTGTTCTGTGAAGGGGAATGGCTGGCCATGTGTGATGACCCCGATTTCGGCGGCCAGGGGATGCCCAGGGTCCTGGCCACGGCAGCCGGCGAATTGTTCACCGGCGCCAATTGTGCCTTTCTCATGTACCCGGGCCTGACCCACGGGGCCGGCAAGCTGGTTGAGGAATTCGGTACTGAAGAGCAGAAAAATATTTATCTGAAAAATCTGTACACAGGTAAATGGGCCGGCACCATGTGCCTGACAGAACCCGAAGCCGGTTCAGACGTCGGAAACCTTTCCACCACCGCTGTGAAAAACGATGACGGTACCTATACCATCACCGGCAACAAAATTTTCATCTCCGGCGGCGACCAGGATATCACAGAAAATATCATCCACCCGGTTCTGGCCAGAATCGAAGGGGCCCCGGCCGGCACCAAGGGCATCTCACTTTTCCTGGTTCCCAAATACCGGGTCAATGATGACGGCTCCATCGGCGAGTTCAACGATGTCACCTGTACCGGCCTTGAAGAAAAAATGGGCATCCATGGCAATGCCACCGCATCCCTGTCCTTTGGTTCCAAGGGAAATTGTATCGGCGAACTGCTGGGCGAAGAAAACAAGGGAATGAAGGCCATGTTCGTCATGATGAACGAAGCACGGCTGGGCGTTGCCATGCAGGGCTTCGGGTTTGCCACTGCCTCTTACATCAATGCCGTAAACTATGCCAAGGAAAGAATCCAGGGCGTGGACCTGACCAAGATTTTTGATGCCGAACCCAAACCTGTGGCCATTGCCAACCATCCCGACGTCAAACGGCAGCTCATGTCCATGAAGGCCAATGTTGACGGCATGCGCGGCCTGCTCTATTTCACGGCCATATGTTTTGACCGGGCCAAAACCGCCGCCACGGATGAGGAAAAAGAAAAATGGGAAGGCCTGATCGAACTGCTCACCCCCATTACCAAAGCCTATAATACCGACCGTTCCTTTGAGGTCTGCGTCCAGGGCGTCCAGATTTACGGCGGGTATGGTTTTATCCAGGAATACCCCCAGGAACAGCTGCTCAGAGACTGCAAGATCACCTCAATCTACGAAGGCACCAACGGCATTCAGTCCATGGACCTTCTCGGCAGGAAACTGGGCCTGAAAAAGGGTAAACCCTTCATGGATCTTCTGACAGAAATGAATCTGACCATTGCAGCGGCCAAGGAAATTGAAACCCTGGCCCCGCTGGCAGCCAAGGTTGAAGCCGCCGTGAACAAGCTGGGCGAAGTGGCCATGCACATGGGCATGACCGCCATGTCCGAAAAAGTGCTGGATGCCTTTGCCATGGCCAACCCCTTCCTGGACGTCTGCGGCGATGTCTGCATGGCCTGGATCGAACTGTGGCGCGCCCTTGTGGCCCAGCCGAAAATTGAAAAGGCCAAGAAAAAAGACGTGGCCTTCTACCAGGGCCAGGTTAAAACCGCAGAATACTATATTTCCTGGATTTTGCCGGCCACCATGGGCAAGATGGAGGCCCTCCAGGGCAATATCCCGGCCATCATGGAAATGCCCGACGCGGCCTTTGCCGGTTAA
- a CDS encoding molybdopterin-dependent oxidoreductase — translation MASSYFVSCPMDCFDLCRFIVTAEDNRISGLKGDPGHPLTRGAVCRKARHLLKRHGDPRRVTRPLLRSEKGFIPVSYDRVFDLLAEKLTQVKKEFGPTAVLNYTSDGYGGMKNRSQSIFFNYWGGDSRFSGSLCWSAGMAAQKYDFGRAMGSDPGDVLNSDLVILWGRNPKSTNMHLYSLLTKARKTGTEIIVIDPVETPTAKAFSNHIRPAPGTDGALALAMIHVLMQEGLTDGEFIQAHVLGYDRLKKAIGEFTPEHAQEITGVAAATIRAAARRYARAKSASIFIGYGMQRYENGGNAVRSIDALAAAAGQLGRPGAGVHYAAKSLAPYLGAPEEDSLKNGVDRRLFPAPRLGAFMAGAQAPPVQMGFFSSGNPLVQTPDLNRAMEGFDAVPFNVVFDQFMTDTAARADLVLPAATVFEQDDLFATSMYSHILNFSQKAVEPPATLMPEFEFYLALGRHMGLEYGFSSSIEYLEQCAAPLIREFQKDPEFADIDLNTLARAYPRLRNHDIAWKDFSFATPSGKIEIFSETAQSDGLSPLPEFKLPVQGSPEFPLRLLTCHSAQSMHSQGEMDTSGIPDIHICFDTARQLNLSQKDRVRVVGENGEIAARVRIDDAVYKNTAFMYQGFWHKSGAVNFLTLERVSDMGNQPAFYDAFCRLVPV, via the coding sequence ATGGCATCCTCATATTTCGTTTCCTGCCCCATGGACTGTTTTGATCTGTGCAGGTTCATTGTGACGGCCGAGGACAACAGGATCAGCGGCTTGAAGGGGGATCCCGGCCATCCCCTGACCCGGGGGGCGGTCTGCCGAAAGGCCAGGCACCTGCTTAAACGCCATGGGGATCCCCGCAGAGTCACCCGGCCTCTGCTCCGTTCTGAAAAAGGGTTTATTCCGGTCTCCTATGACCGGGTATTTGATCTTCTGGCGGAGAAACTCACCCAGGTAAAAAAGGAATTCGGCCCAACCGCCGTTCTCAATTATACCTCGGATGGATATGGGGGGATGAAAAATCGGAGTCAGTCCATCTTTTTCAACTATTGGGGCGGGGATTCAAGGTTTTCGGGAAGCCTGTGCTGGAGTGCCGGCATGGCGGCCCAGAAGTATGATTTCGGAAGGGCCATGGGCAGCGATCCAGGGGATGTGCTCAACAGCGATCTTGTGATCCTATGGGGCCGGAATCCCAAATCCACCAATATGCATCTCTACTCCCTGCTGACAAAGGCCAGAAAAACAGGGACGGAAATTATTGTGATAGATCCGGTTGAAACCCCAACAGCCAAGGCGTTTTCCAACCATATCAGGCCGGCGCCGGGCACAGACGGGGCCCTGGCCCTGGCCATGATCCATGTGCTGATGCAGGAGGGCCTGACAGATGGCGAGTTCATCCAGGCACATGTATTGGGATATGACCGTCTCAAAAAGGCAATTGGAGAATTTACACCGGAACATGCCCAGGAGATCACCGGTGTGGCCGCCGCCACCATAAGGGCGGCGGCACGGCGCTATGCAAGGGCAAAAAGCGCCTCCATATTTATCGGGTACGGAATGCAGCGCTATGAAAACGGGGGCAATGCCGTCAGAAGCATTGATGCCCTGGCCGCTGCTGCCGGCCAGCTGGGCAGGCCCGGCGCCGGTGTCCATTACGCCGCCAAATCCCTTGCCCCTTATCTTGGTGCCCCAGAGGAGGATAGCCTCAAAAATGGCGTCGACCGCCGTCTTTTTCCGGCGCCCCGCCTGGGGGCATTCATGGCCGGTGCCCAGGCTCCCCCCGTACAGATGGGGTTTTTCTCCAGCGGCAATCCCCTGGTCCAGACCCCTGACCTGAACCGGGCCATGGAGGGATTTGATGCTGTTCCCTTCAATGTGGTCTTTGACCAGTTCATGACAGATACAGCCGCGCGGGCCGACCTGGTGCTGCCGGCGGCAACGGTATTTGAGCAGGATGACCTCTTTGCCACCTCCATGTATTCCCATATCCTGAATTTTTCCCAAAAGGCAGTTGAACCGCCTGCCACCCTGATGCCGGAATTCGAATTCTACCTGGCACTGGGCCGGCATATGGGATTGGAATATGGGTTTTCGTCATCCATTGAGTATCTTGAACAATGCGCCGCCCCTTTGATCCGGGAATTTCAAAAAGACCCCGAATTCGCCGACATTGATCTGAATACCCTTGCCAGGGCCTATCCGCGTCTCAGAAACCATGATATTGCCTGGAAGGATTTCTCCTTTGCCACCCCCTCGGGCAAAATCGAAATATTCAGCGAAACAGCGCAAAGCGACGGGCTGAGCCCCCTGCCTGAATTCAAATTGCCTGTCCAGGGCAGCCCTGAATTCCCCCTGCGCCTGCTGACCTGCCATTCGGCCCAGTCCATGCACTCCCAGGGGGAGATGGATACCAGCGGCATCCCCGATATCCATATCTGTTTTGACACGGCAAGGCAGTTGAATCTCAGCCAGAAAGACCGGGTGAGGGTGGTGGGAGAAAACGGGGAAATCGCCGCACGTGTCCGTATTGACGATGCCGTATATAAAAACACCGCTTTCATGTACCAGGGATTCTGGCATAAAAGCGGTGCGGTGAACTTTTTAACCCTGGAACGGGTATCGGATATGGGGAACCAGCCCGCCTTTTACGATGCGTTCTGCCGCCTGGTTCCGGTATGA
- a CDS encoding DUF2147 domain-containing protein, which produces MKTSLRLTILTLIFTFVAACAAYAQAPIVGKWKTIDDETNEPKSIVQIFEKDGKYYGKIVKLFRKPGEDPNPICDDCDSDDDRKDKPIVGMEIIRDLEKDGDEFADGTILDPKDGKVYDCKLWVEEGNLMVRGYIAFFFRTQTWFKIQ; this is translated from the coding sequence ATGAAAACAAGTCTCAGGCTCACCATCCTTACCTTAATTTTCACCTTTGTTGCCGCCTGCGCCGCCTATGCACAGGCCCCCATCGTAGGCAAGTGGAAAACCATTGACGATGAAACCAATGAACCCAAATCCATCGTTCAGATTTTTGAAAAAGACGGAAAATACTACGGAAAAATAGTGAAGTTATTCCGGAAGCCCGGAGAAGATCCCAATCCGATCTGCGACGACTGCGATTCCGACGATGACAGAAAAGACAAGCCCATCGTGGGGATGGAAATTATCCGGGACCTTGAAAAAGACGGGGACGAATTTGCCGACGGCACCATACTGGATCCCAAGGACGGCAAAGTGTATGACTGCAAATTATGGGTGGAGGAAGGCAACCTCATGGTCCGCGGCTATATCGCCTTTTTCTTCAGGACCCAGACCTGGTTCAAAATCCAGTAA